A part of Escherichia marmotae genomic DNA contains:
- a CDS encoding (R,R)-butanediol dehydrogenase — MDKITQVLFSDIGKVTTQYVEAPHQQLKPHEVRIAPVFYGICGSDLHVLKGGHPFAKPPVVPGHEIAARVTEVGSDVKHVQPGDHVVVDPIMACMECRACKAGRFNLCEPPQVAGFRAPGLARSQHIVPARNCHVAPASLPLKVLAFAEPAACARHCVNRMPKASLESVLVIGAGTIGLSIVQALRIMGAGKITVIEPDVAKRALALKLGAAEVWAPGELAADVRFTGAIDVVAAQATLNDACTRVYAGGTVVCMGVPSGPREIPLPMMQRFERDLLNSGMYIPEDFDAVIEWLADGRFDTSELVTDLFAIDDAAAAFERAQQNDSIKVMLQFAPE, encoded by the coding sequence ATGGATAAAATTACCCAGGTTTTATTTTCAGATATTGGGAAAGTCACCACTCAATATGTTGAAGCACCACACCAGCAACTTAAACCGCACGAAGTACGGATTGCGCCTGTGTTCTACGGGATATGCGGATCGGATCTGCATGTTTTGAAAGGCGGTCATCCGTTTGCCAAACCGCCAGTCGTTCCCGGTCATGAAATTGCAGCGCGTGTTACGGAAGTGGGTAGCGACGTCAAACATGTACAGCCGGGCGATCATGTGGTTGTCGATCCCATCATGGCTTGCATGGAATGCCGGGCCTGCAAAGCAGGGCGTTTTAATCTTTGTGAACCACCGCAGGTTGCCGGTTTTCGCGCGCCGGGCCTTGCTCGCTCACAACACATTGTTCCTGCGCGTAATTGCCATGTCGCACCAGCCTCTTTACCGCTAAAAGTGTTGGCCTTTGCCGAACCGGCAGCGTGTGCTCGTCACTGTGTTAACCGAATGCCGAAGGCTTCTCTGGAGAGCGTACTGGTGATTGGTGCTGGAACAATTGGCTTATCCATTGTGCAGGCACTGCGCATTATGGGGGCAGGAAAGATTACCGTGATTGAACCTGACGTGGCCAAACGTGCACTGGCGTTAAAATTGGGTGCTGCAGAGGTTTGGGCACCGGGAGAACTGGCCGCAGATGTGCGATTTACGGGAGCGATTGATGTCGTTGCAGCGCAGGCCACGCTTAATGATGCCTGTACCCGTGTGTATGCCGGAGGCACCGTTGTGTGTATGGGCGTACCGAGTGGGCCGCGTGAAATACCACTACCGATGATGCAACGTTTCGAGCGTGACTTGCTCAACTCTGGCATGTACATCCCTGAAGATTTCGATGCCGTTATCGAATGGCTGGCGGATGGGCGGTTTGATACCAGTGAGCTGGTTACCGATTTATTTGCCATTGATGACGCAGCGGCAGCATTCGAACGCGCGCAGCAAAATGACTCCATAAAAGTCATGCTGCAATTTGCGCCGGAATGA
- a CDS encoding MFS transporter, which translates to MSQITSPAIYSISRPQDVIDIVNKNSAINTSIGVIFIALGGILIDAYQAAMVGFGNKYIAAQFGISLGLAATVNASVLIAALIGGLLANRVINRFGQKRAFIIGMGLCTIGAAAVAIAPSIWWVLVCRVIMGFGLGIDFPLATNAVAELRGSTSKKTGTSVNLWQMAWYVSTTVVYLVLLPLLLSGIAEEQLWRYGIFIGAIFAVIFMILRYVFIGESAMWAARVGRYQEACDILGKRYGVQARVATPGTAEARSAEKVENKYRGGYGILFNDRYRKRTILGCVVATMQAWQYNAVGVYLPLTLAGIISGGLTGALTGSAVVNALCGVTGGMIGSFILQRLGTRRQSMYGFAVVTLALLSLGALATTNPWLSLGLLGSIIFFHSAGPGGLGMTIATLSYPPAIRPTGVGFARAIAGLIFWPMLWGALKTEAFYWLAIVPFLGFLTCVLINWEPLGANVDAEDAEVLAELNK; encoded by the coding sequence ATGAGTCAAATCACCAGTCCTGCAATTTATTCAATTAGTCGTCCACAGGACGTAATTGATATTGTTAATAAGAACTCTGCGATCAACACCAGTATCGGCGTTATTTTTATTGCTTTGGGCGGCATATTGATTGATGCCTATCAGGCGGCGATGGTGGGGTTTGGTAATAAATATATTGCCGCTCAATTTGGTATTTCTCTTGGGCTTGCCGCAACCGTTAATGCTTCAGTATTAATCGCCGCATTAATAGGTGGTTTATTAGCGAATCGGGTCATCAACCGCTTTGGGCAAAAGCGAGCATTTATTATTGGCATGGGGTTATGCACCATCGGTGCTGCTGCGGTGGCTATTGCGCCCAGTATCTGGTGGGTGCTGGTGTGTCGCGTCATCATGGGCTTTGGCTTAGGCATCGACTTCCCTTTGGCAACCAATGCCGTGGCAGAGCTTCGTGGTTCAACGTCGAAGAAAACCGGAACGTCGGTCAATCTCTGGCAAATGGCCTGGTATGTTTCAACTACCGTTGTCTATCTGGTGCTTTTGCCTCTGCTTCTGTCTGGTATTGCTGAAGAACAGTTGTGGCGTTACGGAATATTCATCGGGGCTATTTTCGCAGTCATCTTCATGATTTTGCGTTACGTCTTTATCGGTGAATCCGCAATGTGGGCCGCACGCGTCGGGCGTTACCAGGAAGCGTGCGACATCCTGGGAAAACGTTACGGTGTTCAGGCTCGCGTTGCGACACCGGGTACAGCAGAAGCCAGATCCGCGGAAAAGGTAGAGAATAAATACAGAGGTGGATATGGCATCTTATTTAATGATCGTTACCGCAAACGCACCATCCTCGGCTGTGTCGTGGCAACCATGCAGGCGTGGCAATATAACGCTGTAGGTGTTTATCTTCCTCTTACCCTGGCGGGAATAATAAGTGGCGGGCTTACTGGCGCGTTGACGGGTTCTGCCGTCGTGAATGCCCTTTGTGGGGTAACCGGCGGGATGATCGGCTCGTTTATTCTCCAACGATTAGGCACCCGCCGACAGTCCATGTATGGATTTGCCGTTGTGACCTTAGCATTGCTGTCGTTAGGCGCACTGGCGACGACTAATCCCTGGCTGTCTTTAGGGTTGTTGGGATCAATTATTTTCTTCCATTCAGCGGGGCCTGGTGGGTTGGGCATGACCATTGCCACACTCTCATATCCTCCTGCTATTCGCCCTACTGGGGTGGGATTTGCCCGTGCGATTGCCGGGCTTATTTTCTGGCCGATGCTGTGGGGTGCGTTGAAAACTGAAGCGTTTTACTGGTTGGCAATTGTGCCATTCCTGGGATTCCTGACCTGCGTATTGATTAATTGGGAACCGTTGGGGGCGAATGTGGATGCCGAAGACGCGGAAGTTCTGGCGGAATTGAACAAATAA